The region CATTACCATTTCACCAgcggaatggagtgcgcaTGCGATTCCATGTGATGTTTTGGAGTTCCGTTTTCATTGTGAAGTTTGTTCGGTGTTGAAATTACGATGACAAAAATGAACGAACTATGAAAGCCTTTCAAGTGCTTCTCGCTCTACAACGAggggctgccgctgcttccggATCAGCAGTGCGTGTCCGCTTTTTTAACGCCTTACGATGCCAGCCAACCCGTAATCACATAACACACTCTTCCACATTGAATCATCCAACAATTCTCGCTCGTAGTCGCTGTCTTACCGTGGCCTCTTCGCAATTCGCTTATCACAAAATGCTGGACGGCAATCACACGATTCACCAACTTCGCACTGAGGCGCACTATCAAGAATATAAAACCGGATCGTGGTGTTCTGGATGGTTGGATGTTCGCGCCTGGTGCCCGATTGACGGTGCTTGAACTTTGCACGACACGTCGTTCACGTTtcgtcagccaaccagcagccaaaTCACGTAATACACTGCAATCAACTGATGCTCACCTCTAGAATGTTGGATCAGAAATGTGACGATTCAAAATATGGGCCACAGTTTTAAGTGCTGATGAGTGAGTCAGATGTTCTAGTGAACTAGGGGGACCGTACGAAGAACGCACTTTGCGTAAAACACAGAAATAGTTACTTGACACAGCACGGTGAAGGTGGTACAGCGGGAGGAGAAGAGGAGTTTAAtatcacaaaaaataaacaaatgacTAATCGGCGGGGTAGGAGAGAAGATTCAAGGGCGACCCTACTGACGAGAACACCGCGAAAAGTGGATACCGCGAGGTTGTTTATGAGCGCGTCGCGATGCCACGCCGATGGTGTATGCGTATCGCAAGGTGTTGCCggtgcttgtgtttgtttaaGCCGGACCATGCCGGCTGTTGTTTGATGGTTCGTGctctcgcagcatcctctcgATCGAGATTTGAAGCGTTTTTGCTCTTCACGTGAAGCGTTTTTACTTTTCAAAAACTCATTTTTGAAtaggagagaaaaggaggtAGAAAACGTTAAAAAATTCATTGGAAACCAAGCAAATGAATCCTGACTGATACTGACGATCTAGAAACCGTAGAAATGTTCGTGTTAGTTTCGGATCTTGCATAGATTGCACTACAGAGTTTTCCGATAGTTTTCGATTTATTCATCATAGTAAAAAAGGGCTTTAGGATGTATAAGTgtatttgtatgtgtgccgtgtAATCCCActacaaacagacacacacacactaacGAGCACACACGATGATCACACTTAAATTCGAAAAATTATTCATATTTTGATCGCATCCTTGCTCGCTAGGATCGTTCCGTCGATCGCGACACGCCGACCTATCCTATTtcgctttttcgtttttcttcgcttcccgcCCCGTTGAATTCATGACCCCAGTTcttcctcgttcgttcgttcgtttgcctaGGATCGATCGTAGTCTTTTGGCAACCGTCATATTGCCATAAAATGCGCACAAATTGAATCTTCTAATTATCTGTTTATgtcttcttcgtcgtttcCGTTACGTCGCACACTgtcccggtgtggtgtggcacTGTCGTCGGCCACAGATGGTTAATGGGGTCGCATGGTTTGATAAGCACCTCTCGATACATCCCTCGTTATGTCATGCCGATGAGGCATCCAGCAATGCAGGGTAAGTGAAAGGATTAGGCATATTACGTTCGATTATGTAAGGATGCTCTTGTGTCGGGTGCTTTTTCAGTCGGAATTTATAGTCCGAAATCAAAAGTACACCTCTACTAGAATCGATTAATGCTTTCCACGGCGAGAAAGATACATTTTAGGGTATGTATATGGTAAGAGGAGTAACTGATGATGTGAATTGTGGCTATATGCGTTCTAGTACAAGCTAAAGGGGggagtagaagaaggaaggatcaACGAATTCCATTACTGGCGCTGGCTACTCGATTATTCGTTCCACTAATACAGGATGGAAATAATGAACACCATTCGTATCGCCATTACTGTTGGCAGTTTGCTGCTTGGTCACAATTTGTACATGATGTTCTTGCGATCATGTACCCCTGCCGTTCCACCgattgcttcctcttcctcctcttcgctagtggtcgacgtcgtcgtcgtggtcacgATGATTGTACCCGACGAGCCTGGCAGTAGTGTAGAGCTTAGCAGTATGTTTccattgctgccgctgccgccggttccggtgttaTTATTGATATGATCATGATCCGTTGTTTCcgtggcagcaacagtaccagTAGCAGTTGACAGTGCAGACAATTCGGAAGAAACCGATGCTGATCGGCTACGCGACCGACGATCGCGTTGCGCGGGCCGATAGCTTTTGATCGTGTATTCGTACACATGATCGGTACTGAACCGTGGCTTGGCACCGTGCCGTCCACCgttgcgagtgtgtgcgaacGGGGATACAGCGTCGTATTGAtattgctgtggttgctgtgattggtgatgctgctgatcggtgccATCGCCTGCTGAGGTGTAGCGAATGGTACTTCCAGCACCGAATGGTCCTCCCCGTTGCTTAGCACCACTCGTGGCCGTTGTAgtgccggtggcagtggcagcagcacggaaaCACTTGACCGCTGAGCAGATTAGTCCACACCAGCGCCATCCAGCGGCTGccgtaccggaaccggaggatCGGGTCTGCATCCCTGACGGCGCGTCTCCTGTTCGAGTGTTTCGTCCGAGCAGTGGTAGAAGGCGTGAGGCGTTATTGTTTCGTTGATCACCCGTACCTTGCTGTTGTCGTTGGCGATCGCCAGAGTGGcggagacgacgacgtcgatcgGAATCGGACCCGATCAGAGGATCGGGTGTATCGTCCGACAAACTACCTTCACTGCTGCCACCACATCCACTATCGAGCGATGAGGAATTGAACGGGCCACGGTAATCGTCGTGCTCGTTACTATCGATTGCAACCGCTGGGGTGATGATTAACAGTTGGCTGAACTTTTTGCCCGTTGAAACGCGCACAGCCGTCGCTTTGGCCATCGTGGAGCGTGTTGTTGAACGGATGCGCGTAAAGTTGGAACTGCTCGTACTGGGTGGCGCTGTTAGTGCGGTCgtcgttgccgctgctgtagttccagttccagttgcAGAATCGTTCCCACTACCTATACCACCGTTGTTGCCACCGGTGAGAAGCCCACCGATGGCGCCGCTTGTACCACCATCATTACTTCCattacctccaccaccaccaccaccaccaccaccactaccgagAGCAGTGCCTGCAGGaccgacgacggagacgagaatgttgttgttctggcTGATGTTACTAACGGCTGAAATCGTCCATCATCTTGATGGCTCTTCCCCGGACGCCCCATCGTCCGGTTTCGCTATTTGGTACGTTATTAAATACTCCGGATATGCCtgaaacaaagagaaaggTTGGTGCGAATGATTAGTCTtccgattgttgttgattgattgttggCCAGAGGCTAGAATCTCGCCAATTTTACCTGCTCGCCACGGTAGACGACGTATTCGGGAAAATGCAAACCACCGGCCGACGGACGCCCGATCACCGAATGGTGCCCGGGCGGTGCATGGGCCATCTTCATGGCGCTGAACTGTAGGAACGACTTGCCGAGCGCAACGCGACACAACAGCAATTGGCTGATGACGAGAGAAGCGCAAATTAGTTTCATTTGATCGTTCCTTTTACTTTAAATCATTTCCCTCCTTACCGATAACACTGATAGCAGGATTTGTCTTTGTGCGTTGGGCAACCAATGCCACCGCCAATCCCGTACACATATTGGTTCGATTTGGAGCTATGCTCGGCAAAGTAGATGCCCGCGCCAAACATGCCACCGATGTATGCGTGCCGTTCATCGAAACCCTTCTGTACGATTGCATTGATGAAGGGTGAACCGTGGAACAGCATCCGTTCGCTAGCCTGATGGCCGTTCTCCTCCGATATCTCCTGCCGCCGGTGTACGTACCGTTCCCACAGCTTCCTATTTTGCACCTTTTGTATCTATAAAGGGAATAGAGAAACGCACGTCAGAGAGGAGCGTTCCAGAATGTACTCTCACAATGATATCTTACCCTCATAATGTTGTAGCGACTAAAGTAGCCCCCGGAATGGCCATTATCGCGATGCTCCCGGATGGTGGCTTGCATTTCCTCCTCGACCGCAAGAAACTCCTTGTCGTCGGGAAGCAGATCCACCAGCAGCGTACCCGGGTTCGGTGTTAAACCAAGACCTGTTTTGGTAGTGTTGAAAATAAAGAATCATTATCGGTTTCTATCTCCCCTTTCGACTCCACGTTCCGCCATGACTACTTACCTGTGGTAGCGCGCAGCGTCGTAATACCCTTGAGGATTTTGTGCCGGAAACCGTAAGCGGACACACCAACCTGCTTGAGATCTTCGTGGCCCATCTCGGCCAGAATGTCCATCGTAATCTGCTCTCGTTCGAACAGCTCGATCAAGTGTTCGAGCTGCAAGCTGCTCATGAAAAGCGATACCGATGATTCGATCGCCGTGACCGATGACATCTTGTCGTCGTGATCGACCACGATACCATCGACGTTCGCTTCGGCACCCTGAGCCGGGCTCAAGCAACTGCGTATCGGAAGCTGTAAAAATCAGAACGCATCCCACGATATCATTATCGGTATCCGGTAGTGAGTATCCTTTCGGTTCCTACCTGAGGAACTGGTACGGAGAGTGTCATTGAGGCTCCGGTGGGCAGTGTGACCGTTTCGGTGGTAGGTGAGCAGGCCGTGGCCAGGAGTGTACCGTTGGCGGCAACGATCGATGTGCCGCCCTGCAGATTAGAGCTACCGGTTGCGCTCGTACCTTGCGAGGCCACCATCGCGTCCTGCAGCAAACATTTAACGTCTTCGGCCGTGGCGAGATCAAGACTGGTTTGGCCTTCCTGGTTCTTCATGAACGGATCGGCACCATGAGCGAGCTGCGGAGAGACGAAGGAGATGTAGCTACGTGCGGCCTGTTTATATCCTGGAATGATTCCCGCTCGGTACTACTTACGAGAAGTGAACACAGCTGTGTGCGACCCTTCTGGGCCGCCTCATGTAATGGCGTGTAGCCCCATTTATCCGTGGCATTCACCACGGTATTGTGTTTGATGAGCAGTGCGGCAATATCGAGATGCCCGTACGATGAGGCATTGTGCAGTGGTATCAGTCCGCCCTTATCCTGAGCGTTCACATCGGCACCGTGCTCCAGGAGGTATTCCGCAACCTCCAGATTGTTGTAACCGGCTGCAAAAGCATTAGCGGGATGCAGTTTAGCGACAATTTCCAATGAACAGAACACACCACCGTCTATACAAACCTGCCAGATGCAATGGAGTCGAGTTGCGTCCCTGGGCATCCCGGCAGTTGATATTGTCCGTCGTAACGAGCCGCTGCACACGGGCCAGATTACCCTTCTTGGCTGCGTCTAAAAGTGCCGCATTGCCACGCAGCAGATCTGCCACATCCTGATCGCCTTCGCGGACCAGATCGAGCGGAGTCGCACCGTCCCGGTTCTTCTTGGTCACGTCAGCTCCATGCTGTGGGATTGGGGGACGAAATATGATTAGCGTTATCAAGCTACTTTCCATAAAACCGTCGAGTTGTCCCCATTCACTTACCTTTATAAGGAGTTTGACAATTTCGTACTTTCCCTTGGCGGCCGCTTCGTGCAGTGGCGTAAACTTCCACAGATCGGCCACGTTCACGTTGGCACCGTGCTTCACCAGCAGTTCCGTCACCTCGTAGTGCCCATACGAACAGGCATTGTGCAGTGGCACCAGACCACCCTTGTCCGAAGCGTGCACCTCGGCACCGTGCTCGAGCAGAaactccaccaccggcacacggTTGTAGCCGGCCGCGAAGTGTAGTGGCGTCGAATGCCTTCCATCCAGATCACGGCAGTTGACCGTCATCGGACTGGACAGTATGATGCGCCGCACAGTGTCCAGATCACCGGCTTTGGCCGCTTCCAACAGCTGACACTCCAGGTCGACCGTATCGGACGGTGGATCCTGCAGTATCTTCAGTACATTCTCCGTGGCTAGCTGAGTGGCCGTGTAGCCCTGCAGCGAAACGATTCCGGTGTCGATACCGTACGACAGTAGCAACCGACAGGCCTGGATGTTATCTTCCCGGGCACAACGATGTAACGCCGTCTGGCCGAGTCCATCGAGTGCGTCCACCTTGGCACCGtgtcgcagcagcacatccaTCAGCTCGTAGTGCGAGTTATCAGCCGCAATGTGTAGCGGCGTCAGAAAGTCTTTGTTCTTCTCGTTCAGCAGTGCTCCCTTGCGGATCAGCACCTCCAGGACCTGCTTGCGCTTGGGATAGACGGATTGGGCGACCGCGTGCACTGGGGTGTCCCCGTTGTACGGATGCACGAAGTTGACCGTCTCCGTCGTGAGGTTCTTCTTCAGTCGCTGGATATCGGCCTGCCGACACGCTTCCAGTACGCTGTGTCCCTTGTATTCATCTGtagcgagagggagaaagcGAATTAGATTTGTCTCCTTTCCTAATCCCCGTTCTGC is a window of Anopheles aquasalis chromosome 2, idAnoAquaMG_Q_19, whole genome shotgun sequence DNA encoding:
- the LOC126572414 gene encoding glycine, alanine and asparagine-rich protein-like, which codes for MDDFSRTALGSGGGGGGGGGGNGSNDGGTSGAIGGLLTGGNNGGIGSGNDSATGTGTTAAATTTALTAPPSTSSSNFTRIRSTTRSTMAKATAVRVSTGKKFSQLLIITPAVAIDSNEHDDYRGPFNSSSLDSGCGGSSEGSLSDDTPDPLIGSDSDRRRRLRHSGDRQRQQQGDAPSGMQTRSSGSGTAAAGWRWCGLICSAVKCFRAAATATGTTTATSGAKQRGGPFGAGSTIRYTSAGDGTDQQHHQSQQPQQYQYDAR
- the LOC126569316 gene encoding poly [ADP-ribose] polymerase tankyrase, with product MSANRSRSMLSVNLEAAAMANDPLRELFEACKTGDLVKVKKLITAQTVNARDTAGRKSTPLHFAAGYGRRDVVEFLLASGASIQARDDGGLHPLHNACSFGHADVVRLLLEAGANPNTRDNWNYTPLHEAASKGKIDVCIALLQHGADPNIRNSENKIPLDLADPCTRPVLTGEYRKDELLEAARSGSEDRLLELLTPLNVNCHASDGRKSTPLHLAAGYNRIRVVQILLQHGADVHAKDKGGLVPLHNACSYGHFEVTELLIKHGGNVNANDLWAFTPLHEAASKSRIEVCSLLLSEGADPTLLNCHNKSAIDSAPTRELQEKIAYEYKGHSVLEACRQADIQRLKKNLTTETVNFVHPYNGDTPVHAVAQSVYPKRKQVLEVLIRKGALLNEKNKDFLTPLHIAADNSHYELMDVLLRHGAKVDALDGLGQTALHRCAREDNIQACRLLLSYGIDTGIVSLQGYTATQLATENVLKILQDPPSDTVDLECQLLEAAKAGDLDTVRRIILSSPMTVNCRDLDGRHSTPLHFAAGYNRVPVVEFLLEHGAEVHASDKGGLVPLHNACSYGHYEVTELLVKHGANVNVADLWKFTPLHEAAAKGKYEIVKLLIKHGADVTKKNRDGATPLDLVREGDQDVADLLRGNAALLDAAKKGNLARVQRLVTTDNINCRDAQGRNSTPLHLAAGYNNLEVAEYLLEHGADVNAQDKGGLIPLHNASSYGHLDIAALLIKHNTVVNATDKWGYTPLHEAAQKGRTQLCSLLLAHGADPFMKNQEGQTSLDLATAEDVKCLLQDAMVASQGTSATGSSNLQGGTSIVAANGTLLATACSPTTETVTLPTGASMTLSVPVPQLPIRSCLSPAQGAEANVDGIVVDHDDKMSSVTAIESSVSLFMSSLQLEHLIELFEREQITMDILAEMGHEDLKQVGVSAYGFRHKILKGITTLRATTGLGLTPNPGTLLVDLLPDDKEFLAVEEEMQATIREHRDNGHSGGYFSRYNIMRIQKVQNRKLWERYVHRRQEISEENGHQASERMLFHGSPFINAIVQKGFDERHAYIGGMFGAGIYFAEHSSKSNQYVYGIGGGIGCPTHKDKSCYQCYRQLLLCRVALGKSFLQFSAMKMAHAPPGHHSVIGRPSAGGLHFPEYVVYRGEQAYPEYLITYQIAKPDDGASGEEPSR